A window of Esox lucius isolate fEsoLuc1 chromosome 18, fEsoLuc1.pri, whole genome shotgun sequence contains these coding sequences:
- the LOC105017817 gene encoding uncharacterized protein LOC105017817 — protein sequence MHHGTRAKTPHKSPLEPALRNYLLSEPVPVLGDRGERGSPAPAAARGETGGAGGFGGSATPAMASSAMQILAFALALLGVLGATVATLLPNWKVSADVGSNIMTAISQMQGLWMDCTWYSTGVFSCTLKYSVLSLPAYLQTARTTMVLSCMTACLGLCLAALGLKCTRWGGSRRAKGHAATAAGVCFIAAGVLCLVPASWFTNEVITTFLDTKVPESSKYEPGGAVYATFVSAGFLLASGVIFCLSCAGRRKRQLDFTSTSTSTSFPDKLLQQQIDKERLQRDELQRDLIQRGELQRDLTQREQLQQKQKDFEQQTSPNEQSSREQLLWSNKGPQDKVQVVDDVQQEKPLHEDKATQQFYSPSRVPPKDARAGYSLKDYV from the exons ATGCACCATGGAACGCGGGCCAAGACGCCACACAAAAG CCCACTGGAGCCTGCACTGAGGAATTATCTGCTGTCAGAACCCGTGCCTGTGCTTGGCGAccggggggagagaggaagccCGGCTCCGGCCGCAGCAAGAGGTGAGACGGGGGGTGCGGGGGGGTTTGGTGGCTCCGCAACCCCGGCGATGGCTTCCTCCGCCATGCAGATCCTCGCCTTCGCCCTGGCGCTGCTCGGCGTCCTGGGTGCCACCGTGGCCACGCTGCTGCCCAACTGGAAGGTGAGCGCGGACGTGGGCTCCAACATCATGACGGCCATCTCACAGATGCAGGGCCTGTGGATGGACTGCACCTGGTACAGCACTGGCGTGTTCAGCTGCACCCTGAAGTACTCGGTGCTGTCGCTGCCCGCCTACCTGCAGACGGCCCGCACCACCATGGTGCTGTCCTGCATGACGGCCTGCCTGGGCCTCTGCCTCGCCGCCCTGGGGCTCAAGTGCACCCGCTGGGGGGGAAGCCGTCGGGCGAAGGGCCATGCCGCCACCGCCGCGGGCGTCTGCTTCATCGCGGCGGGCGTACTCTGCCTGGTGCCCGCCTCCTGGTTCACCAATGAGGTCATCACCACCTTCCTGGACACCAAGGTCCCCGAGAGCAGCAAGTACGAGCCAGGGGGGGCCGTGTACGCCACCTTCGTCTCCGCCGGCTTCCTGCTGGCCAGCGGGGTCATCTTTTGTCTGTCCTGCGCCGGGAGAAGGAAGCGGCAGTTGGACttcacctccacctccacctccacctccttccctgACAAACTACTGCAGCAGCAGATTGACAAGGAGCGGCTACAGCGCGACGAGCTACAGCGTGACCTGATACAGCGCGGCGAGCTACAGCGTGACCTGACACAGCGCGAGCAACTGCAACAGAAGCAGAAGGACTTTGAACAGCAGACGTCACCCAACGAGCAGTCGAGCCGTGAGCAGCTACTCTGGAGTAACAAAGGGCCTCAGGACAAGGTCCAAGTGGTGGACGACGTCCAGCAGGAGAAGCCGCTACACGAGGACAAGGCAACGCAACAGTTCTACTCCCCGTCCAGAGTCCCCCCAAAAGACGCCCGGGCTGGCTACAGCCTGAAAGACTATGTCTAA